A genome region from Psychrobacter jeotgali includes the following:
- a CDS encoding flavin-containing monooxygenase — protein sequence MSKTRIAILGAGPSGLAQLRAFEAARLAGAKNLPEIVCYEKQNAIGGMWNYSWRTGLDRNGEPVHGSMYRYLWSNGPKECLEFADYSFEEHFGQPIPSYPPREVLKDYIMGRIDKQDIHKYIRFECPVRWVSYDDETEKFTVTVMNHKTDEQEVEEFDYVVVATGHFSTPNMPYFEGLEEFPGRIMHAHDFRDALEFKDKDILLVGSSYSAEDIGTQCYKYGTNSVTISYRSKALGYDWPEGIKEVPLVTHFEEDVAHFADGTSQSFDAVIMCTGYLFHFPFLPDELRLQTHNCLYPANLYKGIFWQPNPKLIYLGMQDQYFTFNMFDAQAWYARDVIMGDIEMPDLETRQQDEEKWLATYAKTVTVSDSIDFQAAYIRDLTNPTDYPEFAVEQQAELLKEWQEHKKEGIMTFREKSYRSTLTGTLAPELPMPWLDVLDDSLEHFLNLSFEKPKKAKKAS from the coding sequence TTGAGTAAGACAAGAATTGCTATTTTAGGCGCAGGTCCTAGCGGTCTGGCGCAATTACGTGCTTTTGAAGCAGCTCGTTTAGCCGGTGCTAAAAATTTGCCTGAAATAGTTTGTTATGAGAAACAAAATGCAATCGGCGGTATGTGGAATTATAGCTGGCGTACCGGTTTAGATAGAAACGGTGAGCCGGTTCATGGCAGTATGTACCGCTATCTATGGTCGAATGGTCCCAAAGAGTGTTTAGAGTTTGCTGACTATTCTTTTGAAGAGCATTTTGGTCAACCTATCCCGTCATATCCCCCACGTGAAGTGTTAAAAGACTACATCATGGGTCGTATTGATAAACAAGATATTCATAAATACATCCGTTTTGAATGTCCTGTACGCTGGGTATCTTATGATGATGAGACCGAAAAGTTTACGGTTACAGTCATGAATCATAAAACGGATGAACAAGAAGTTGAAGAGTTTGATTACGTCGTAGTTGCGACTGGTCATTTCTCCACCCCCAATATGCCTTATTTTGAAGGCTTAGAAGAGTTCCCGGGTCGTATCATGCACGCTCACGACTTCCGTGATGCTCTAGAATTTAAAGACAAAGATATTTTATTAGTAGGCAGTAGTTATTCAGCCGAAGATATCGGTACCCAGTGCTATAAGTATGGTACCAACTCAGTAACGATCAGCTATCGTAGCAAAGCGTTGGGTTATGACTGGCCAGAAGGTATTAAAGAAGTGCCTCTAGTCACTCATTTTGAAGAAGACGTGGCCCACTTTGCTGATGGTACCAGTCAGAGCTTCGATGCGGTTATCATGTGTACCGGTTATTTGTTCCATTTCCCGTTCCTGCCTGATGAGCTACGTTTGCAAACGCACAACTGTCTATATCCAGCGAACCTATATAAAGGTATCTTTTGGCAGCCTAACCCTAAGCTTATCTACTTAGGTATGCAGGATCAGTATTTCACCTTTAATATGTTCGATGCGCAAGCTTGGTATGCCCGCGACGTGATCATGGGTGATATTGAAATGCCTGACCTTGAGACTCGTCAGCAGGATGAGGAAAAATGGTTAGCGACTTATGCCAAGACCGTAACGGTCAGTGATTCTATCGACTTTCAGGCGGCATATATTCGTGATCTGACCAATCCTACTGACTATCCTGAGTTCGCAGTAGAGCAGCAAGCTGAGCTGTTAAAAGAATGGCAAGAGCATAAGAAAGAAGGCATCATGACTTTCAGAGAAAAGTCTTATCGCTCTACCTTAACGGGCACATTAGCGCCTGAGCTACCAATGCCTTGGCTTGATGTGCTAGATGATTCATTAGAGCACTTTTTGAACTTGTCATTTGAGAAGCCTAAAAAGGCCAAAAAGGCATCTTAA
- a CDS encoding LysE/ArgO family amino acid transporter, with product MNAPDYISGFLLGLSLIIAIGSQNAFVLKQGIKREHIFYICLFCAVSDALLISAGVAGFGAVTARYPQVVEIAKLAGTVFLVGYGLQSLYASLRLSHALSAEGQVVTSLKKSLLLCFGFTWLNPHVYLDTLVLVGMVSTGASSKLTFASGAVSASFFFFFALGYGARLLQPLFSKPKAWNILDALVGLLMLYLAWHLYSS from the coding sequence ATGAATGCCCCCGATTATATTTCAGGTTTTTTGCTCGGACTGTCATTGATCATTGCTATCGGCTCGCAAAATGCCTTTGTGCTAAAACAAGGTATCAAGCGCGAGCATATCTTTTATATTTGCCTATTTTGCGCCGTTAGTGATGCCCTGCTCATCTCCGCCGGGGTTGCCGGATTTGGGGCGGTAACGGCGCGTTATCCGCAAGTGGTAGAGATTGCCAAGTTAGCGGGTACGGTGTTTTTAGTAGGCTATGGCTTACAAAGCTTATATGCTAGCTTACGCCTATCGCATGCTTTGAGCGCTGAGGGACAAGTCGTTACCAGCTTAAAAAAGTCATTATTATTATGCTTCGGTTTTACGTGGCTGAATCCCCATGTCTACTTAGATACATTGGTATTAGTCGGTATGGTTTCAACCGGAGCCAGTAGTAAATTAACCTTTGCCAGCGGCGCAGTTAGTGCCTCGTTCTTTTTCTTTTTTGCCTTAGGTTATGGAGCACGTTTATTGCAGCCATTATTCAGCAAACCCAAAGCTTGGAATATACTTGACGCTTTGGTTGGACTATTGATGCTTTATTTGGCTTGGCATTTATATTCGAGTTAA